A window from Lagopus muta isolate bLagMut1 chromosome 5, bLagMut1 primary, whole genome shotgun sequence encodes these proteins:
- the TTC39A gene encoding tetratricopeptide repeat protein 39A isoform X2, translating into MAMSGHGTALAERSPASDLNVALHECMAALDLFLSNKFSDALASLQAKTKDSMYHALTYATILEMQAMMTFDPQDIMNAGNTMKEAQATCQKFRKKSTVADSINNLVHRQSLENFTEEEIHAEICYAECLLQRAALTFLQDENMVSFIKGGIKVRNSYQTYRELDSLIQSPHYVKGENHLHFEGGVKLGVGAFNLTLSMFPARILRLLEFVGFSGNKERGLLQLQEGASSYSFRSVLCTMLLLCYHTFMTFVLGTGKGNVEEAERLLKPYLARYPKGAIFLFFAGRIETLKGNIDAAVNRYEECCEAQQYWKQFHHMCYWELMWCFTYKRQWKMAFFYADLLSKENTWSKATYIYMKAAYLSMFGPDDCSPFGDNEVELFRIVPSLKLKIAGKSLPTEKFAIRKARRYLSSNPVPLPVPPLEMMYIWNGYAVIGQCPNLTEGMLETLIEAEEALARSSATELLADDQCVIKLLKGLCLKHLGKISEAEGHFNYIYLNEKKIKYDHYLIPNALLELALLYLDQDRREEAIKLLERAKQNYKNYSMETRTHFRIQAALHQAKSAPENGMHSGASAVS; encoded by the exons AACTAAAGACAGTATGTATCATGCACTGACTTATGCCACTATATTGGAAATGCAAGCTATGATGACATTTGATCCTCAGGATATAATGAATGCAGGAAACACCATGAAAGAAGCTCAAGCCACCTGTCAAAA ATTTAGGAAGAAATCTACAGTAGCTGACTCCATCAACAACCTTGTGCATAGACAAAGCCTTGAAAACTTTACTGAAG AGGAAATCCATGCAGAAATTTGCTATGCTGAATGTTTACTTCAAAGAGCAGCACTCACATTCCTCCAG GATGAGAATATGGTTAGCTTCATAAAAGGAGGCATCAAAGTCAGAAACAGTTACCAAACATACAG ggAGTTGGACAGTCTCATACAGTCTCCACATTATGTCAAAGGAGAGAACCATCTTCATTTTGAGGGAGGTGTAAAGCTTGGAGTTGGAGCCTTCAACTTG acACTGTCCATGTTTCCAGCACGAATTCTGAGATTACTGGAGTTTGTTGGGTTTTCTGGAAACAAG GAGCGTggtctgctgcagcttcaagaaGGAGCATCCTCATACAGCTTTAGGTCGGTGCTGTGTACCATGCTGTTGCTTTGCTATCATACTTTCATGACCTTTGTGTTAG ggacaggaaaaggaaatgttgAGGAGGCAGAAAGGCTACTTAAACCTTACTTGGCTCGCTATCCAAAG gGAGCCATATTCCTGTTTTTTGCAGGCAGGATAGAAACACTGAAGGGTAATATTGATGCG GCAGTTAATAGGTATGAAGAGTGCTGTGAGGCTCAGCAATACTGGAAGCAGTTTCATCACATGTGTTACTGGGAGCTCATGTGGTGCTTCACCTACAAGCGCCAGTGGAAGATGGCCTTCTTTTATGCAGATCTGCTAAGCAAAGAAAACACCTGGTCAAAG GCTACCTATATTTACATGAAAGCTGCTTATCTCAGCATGTTCGGGCCAGATGACTGCAGTCCTTTTGGAGACAACGAAGTTGAATTATTTAG AATTGTTCCCAGCTTGAAACTGAAAATCGCAGGGAAATCACTGCCTACAGAAAAGTTTGCCATTCGGAAAGCTAGACGGTATCTTTCTTCAAACCCCGTTCCTTTACCTGTTCCACCTTTG GAGATGATGTATATCTGGAATGGCTATGCCGTAATTGGACAATGTCCCAATTTAACAGAAGGCATGTTAGAGACTTTAATCGAAGCAGAAGAAGCATTGGCAAGAAGTTCAG CTACAGAATTGCTAGCAGATGACCAGTGTGTGATAAAACTGCTAAAGGGTTTATGCCTGAAGCATTTGGGCAAAATCTCAGAGGCAGAAGGCCATTTTAATTACATCTACTTAAA TGAGAAGAAGATAAAATACGACCATTATCTAATTCCAAATGCCTTGCTGGAGCTTGCATTGCTGTATCTGGACCAGGACAGGAGAGAAGAAGCAATAAAACTACTAGAAAGAGCAAA aCAAAACTACAAGAATTACTCCATGGAAACGAGAACACATTTCAGAATTCAAGCTGCCCTGCATCAAGCCAAATCCGCCCCAGAAAATGGAATGCACTCCGGAGCCTCGGCGGTGTCGTAA
- the TTC39A gene encoding tetratricopeptide repeat protein 39A isoform X1, translated as MEPPEGSGRSGRARSPASDLNVALHECMAALDLFLSNKFSDALASLQAKTKDSMYHALTYATILEMQAMMTFDPQDIMNAGNTMKEAQATCQKFRKKSTVADSINNLVHRQSLENFTEEEIHAEICYAECLLQRAALTFLQDENMVSFIKGGIKVRNSYQTYRELDSLIQSPHYVKGENHLHFEGGVKLGVGAFNLTLSMFPARILRLLEFVGFSGNKERGLLQLQEGASSYSFRSVLCTMLLLCYHTFMTFVLGTGKGNVEEAERLLKPYLARYPKGAIFLFFAGRIETLKGNIDAAVNRYEECCEAQQYWKQFHHMCYWELMWCFTYKRQWKMAFFYADLLSKENTWSKATYIYMKAAYLSMFGPDDCSPFGDNEVELFRIVPSLKLKIAGKSLPTEKFAIRKARRYLSSNPVPLPVPPLEMMYIWNGYAVIGQCPNLTEGMLETLIEAEEALARSSATELLADDQCVIKLLKGLCLKHLGKISEAEGHFNYIYLNEKKIKYDHYLIPNALLELALLYLDQDRREEAIKLLERAKQNYKNYSMETRTHFRIQAALHQAKSAPENGMHSGASAVS; from the exons AACTAAAGACAGTATGTATCATGCACTGACTTATGCCACTATATTGGAAATGCAAGCTATGATGACATTTGATCCTCAGGATATAATGAATGCAGGAAACACCATGAAAGAAGCTCAAGCCACCTGTCAAAA ATTTAGGAAGAAATCTACAGTAGCTGACTCCATCAACAACCTTGTGCATAGACAAAGCCTTGAAAACTTTACTGAAG AGGAAATCCATGCAGAAATTTGCTATGCTGAATGTTTACTTCAAAGAGCAGCACTCACATTCCTCCAG GATGAGAATATGGTTAGCTTCATAAAAGGAGGCATCAAAGTCAGAAACAGTTACCAAACATACAG ggAGTTGGACAGTCTCATACAGTCTCCACATTATGTCAAAGGAGAGAACCATCTTCATTTTGAGGGAGGTGTAAAGCTTGGAGTTGGAGCCTTCAACTTG acACTGTCCATGTTTCCAGCACGAATTCTGAGATTACTGGAGTTTGTTGGGTTTTCTGGAAACAAG GAGCGTggtctgctgcagcttcaagaaGGAGCATCCTCATACAGCTTTAGGTCGGTGCTGTGTACCATGCTGTTGCTTTGCTATCATACTTTCATGACCTTTGTGTTAG ggacaggaaaaggaaatgttgAGGAGGCAGAAAGGCTACTTAAACCTTACTTGGCTCGCTATCCAAAG gGAGCCATATTCCTGTTTTTTGCAGGCAGGATAGAAACACTGAAGGGTAATATTGATGCG GCAGTTAATAGGTATGAAGAGTGCTGTGAGGCTCAGCAATACTGGAAGCAGTTTCATCACATGTGTTACTGGGAGCTCATGTGGTGCTTCACCTACAAGCGCCAGTGGAAGATGGCCTTCTTTTATGCAGATCTGCTAAGCAAAGAAAACACCTGGTCAAAG GCTACCTATATTTACATGAAAGCTGCTTATCTCAGCATGTTCGGGCCAGATGACTGCAGTCCTTTTGGAGACAACGAAGTTGAATTATTTAG AATTGTTCCCAGCTTGAAACTGAAAATCGCAGGGAAATCACTGCCTACAGAAAAGTTTGCCATTCGGAAAGCTAGACGGTATCTTTCTTCAAACCCCGTTCCTTTACCTGTTCCACCTTTG GAGATGATGTATATCTGGAATGGCTATGCCGTAATTGGACAATGTCCCAATTTAACAGAAGGCATGTTAGAGACTTTAATCGAAGCAGAAGAAGCATTGGCAAGAAGTTCAG CTACAGAATTGCTAGCAGATGACCAGTGTGTGATAAAACTGCTAAAGGGTTTATGCCTGAAGCATTTGGGCAAAATCTCAGAGGCAGAAGGCCATTTTAATTACATCTACTTAAA TGAGAAGAAGATAAAATACGACCATTATCTAATTCCAAATGCCTTGCTGGAGCTTGCATTGCTGTATCTGGACCAGGACAGGAGAGAAGAAGCAATAAAACTACTAGAAAGAGCAAA aCAAAACTACAAGAATTACTCCATGGAAACGAGAACACATTTCAGAATTCAAGCTGCCCTGCATCAAGCCAAATCCGCCCCAGAAAATGGAATGCACTCCGGAGCCTCGGCGGTGTCGTAA